In one Umezawaea sp. Da 62-37 genomic region, the following are encoded:
- a CDS encoding sugar ABC transporter permease gives MARGDGRTAFAYLTPALLVLGGLMAYPIYQLVLISLFDYGQEQVSGGAPLVFLGLGNYAELLGDKQFWTVLWQTAGFAGTCVVGTLVVGAALAVLSTRVRPWARTLLFLAALGAWATPAVAGSTIWLFLFDANFGLVNEILGSTGFSWTFDRWTAFGLVAAQVVWCSFPFVMVTLYAGIRAIPQEVIEAAALDGASTVRTARSVMLPLLRPLILVVTIQSIIWDFKVFTQIYVMTSGGGIAGRNLVLNVYAYQQAFAASEYGLGATIGVVMTALLLLITIGYLRALRKSGEEL, from the coding sequence ATGGCCAGGGGTGACGGGCGGACCGCGTTCGCGTACCTCACCCCGGCACTGCTGGTGCTCGGCGGCCTGATGGCCTACCCGATCTACCAGCTGGTGCTCATCTCGCTGTTCGACTACGGCCAGGAACAGGTCAGCGGCGGCGCGCCACTGGTCTTCCTGGGCCTCGGCAACTACGCGGAGCTGTTGGGGGACAAGCAGTTCTGGACCGTCCTCTGGCAGACCGCCGGGTTCGCCGGAACGTGCGTGGTCGGCACCCTGGTGGTCGGGGCGGCGCTCGCCGTCCTGTCCACCAGGGTCCGCCCGTGGGCCAGGACGCTGCTGTTCCTGGCGGCGCTGGGCGCGTGGGCCACCCCGGCCGTCGCGGGCTCGACGATCTGGCTGTTCCTGTTCGACGCCAACTTCGGCCTGGTCAACGAGATCCTCGGCAGCACCGGGTTCTCGTGGACGTTCGACCGCTGGACCGCCTTCGGCCTCGTCGCGGCCCAGGTGGTCTGGTGCTCGTTCCCGTTCGTCATGGTCACCCTCTACGCGGGCATCAGGGCCATCCCGCAGGAGGTGATCGAGGCCGCCGCGCTGGACGGCGCCTCGACGGTCCGCACCGCGCGCAGCGTCATGCTCCCGCTGCTGCGCCCGCTGATCCTCGTCGTCACCATCCAGTCGATCATCTGGGACTTCAAGGTGTTCACCCAGATCTACGTGATGACCAGCGGCGGCGGCATCGCGGGCCGCAACCTCGTGCTCAACGTCTACGCCTACCAGCAGGCCTTCGCCGCGTCCGAGTACGGCCTCGGCGCGACCATCGGCGTGGTGATGACCGCCCTGCTGCTGCTGATCACCATCGGCTACCTGCGGGCGCTGCGGAAGTCGGGAGAAGAACTGTGA
- a CDS encoding carbohydrate ABC transporter permease has translation MKRPGRLIAELVTVVIAAVVAFPLYWMVLTALKPADEVISADPRPWTLAPTLDSFTRALTVQSFGRYFVNSLVVALIVVVLSLLMSFLAATALTRFRFRGRTTMLIMLLVVQMVPVEALTVPLFFMMRSVGDTLPLFGLNHLGSLVLVHLAFSMPFAIWMLRGFVAAVPVELEEAATLDGASRFRFLWQVLFPLVAPGLVATSVLAFIHAWNDFLFAKTFIISAAENQTLPLALQVFIKPDQNDWGAIMAGSTLMTIPVLVFFVLVQRRLVSGLAGAVKG, from the coding sequence GTGAAGCGCCCCGGTCGCCTGATCGCGGAACTGGTCACCGTGGTGATCGCCGCGGTGGTCGCGTTCCCGCTGTACTGGATGGTGCTGACCGCGCTGAAGCCCGCCGACGAGGTGATCTCGGCGGACCCGCGGCCGTGGACCCTGGCGCCGACGCTGGACAGCTTCACCCGCGCGCTCACGGTGCAGAGCTTCGGGCGGTACTTCGTGAACAGCCTGGTGGTGGCGCTGATCGTGGTGGTGCTGAGCCTGCTGATGTCGTTCCTGGCCGCGACCGCGCTGACCCGCTTCCGGTTCCGCGGCCGCACCACGATGCTGATCATGCTGCTGGTGGTGCAGATGGTGCCGGTCGAGGCGCTGACGGTGCCGCTGTTCTTCATGATGCGGTCGGTCGGCGACACGCTGCCGCTGTTCGGCCTGAACCACCTGGGCTCGCTGGTGCTGGTGCACCTCGCGTTCAGCATGCCGTTCGCCATCTGGATGCTGCGCGGGTTCGTCGCGGCGGTGCCGGTGGAGCTGGAGGAGGCCGCGACGCTGGACGGCGCGAGCCGGTTCCGGTTCCTGTGGCAGGTGCTGTTCCCGTTGGTGGCGCCGGGTCTGGTGGCCACGAGCGTGCTGGCGTTCATCCACGCGTGGAACGACTTCCTGTTCGCCAAGACGTTCATCATCTCGGCCGCGGAGAACCAGACGCTGCCGCTGGCGCTCCAGGTGTTCATCAAGCCCGACCAGAACGACTGGGGAGCGATCATGGCCGGTTCCACCCTGATGACCATCCCGGTGCTGGTGTTCTTCGTGCTGGTGCAGCGCAGGCTCGTGTCCGGTCTCGCCGGGGCGGTGAAGGGGTGA
- a CDS encoding beta-N-acetylhexosaminidase produces the protein MTLLPKPVAFTPGVGRTERIEPLVSFVDGPAESYRLVITTGGLSVEAADAAGAFYATQTVRQLLGPDAFRAARISDEPPTLPVCVVEDRPRFGWRGCMIDVARHFLPKHDLLRYVDLLAAHKLNVLHLHLTDDQGWRFEVKRYPRLTEVGAWRPESRYGDRRAKRSTGRPHGGFYTQDDLRELVAYAADRHITVVPEIDVPGHSQAAIAAYPELGSGPEVGVWTDWGVNENVLNLRESTVDFYRNVFDELVDVFPGEVIGLGGDEVPGATEAHGGFIRAIAEHLATHGRRAFGWDEIAEVGPLPDGAVLASWRGEEAGVAAVRAGHDVVMCPERHVYLDYRQSDSPDEPIPVGTVLTLEDVHRYEPVPDGLTGDEPGRVLGAQANLWTEHLDSARRLDYAAFPRLAAFAEVVWSGGERDGAEFLDRLATHHLPRLDALGVEYRPLAGPHPWQRMPGVPGFPR, from the coding sequence GTGACGCTGCTGCCGAAGCCGGTCGCCTTCACGCCCGGCGTGGGACGCACCGAACGGATCGAGCCGCTGGTGTCGTTCGTGGACGGGCCCGCGGAGTCCTACCGGCTCGTGATCACCACCGGGGGCCTGTCGGTGGAGGCGGCGGACGCGGCGGGCGCGTTCTACGCGACGCAGACCGTCCGCCAGCTCCTCGGGCCGGACGCCTTCCGGGCCGCGCGGATCAGCGACGAGCCGCCGACGCTGCCGGTGTGCGTGGTCGAGGACCGGCCGAGGTTCGGCTGGCGCGGCTGCATGATCGACGTGGCGCGGCACTTCCTGCCCAAGCACGACCTGCTGCGGTACGTGGACCTGCTGGCGGCGCACAAGCTCAACGTGCTGCACCTGCACCTCACCGACGACCAGGGCTGGCGCTTCGAGGTGAAGAGGTACCCGCGGCTGACGGAGGTCGGGGCGTGGCGGCCCGAGTCGCGCTACGGCGACCGGCGCGCGAAGCGGTCGACCGGCAGGCCGCACGGCGGGTTCTACACGCAGGACGACCTGCGCGAGCTGGTCGCGTACGCGGCGGACCGGCACATCACCGTCGTGCCGGAGATCGACGTGCCCGGCCACAGCCAGGCGGCCATCGCGGCCTACCCGGAGCTGGGGAGCGGCCCCGAGGTCGGCGTGTGGACCGACTGGGGCGTGAACGAGAACGTGCTGAACCTCCGGGAGTCCACTGTGGACTTCTACCGGAACGTGTTCGACGAGCTCGTGGACGTGTTCCCCGGCGAGGTGATCGGCCTCGGCGGCGACGAGGTGCCGGGTGCCACGGAAGCGCACGGCGGGTTCATCCGCGCCATCGCCGAGCACCTGGCGACCCACGGGCGGCGGGCGTTCGGCTGGGACGAGATCGCCGAGGTCGGACCGCTGCCCGACGGCGCGGTGCTGGCGTCGTGGCGCGGGGAGGAGGCGGGGGTGGCGGCCGTGCGCGCGGGCCACGACGTGGTGATGTGCCCGGAGCGGCACGTGTACCTGGACTACCGGCAGTCCGACTCGCCCGACGAGCCGATCCCGGTCGGCACGGTGCTGACCCTGGAGGACGTCCACCGGTACGAGCCGGTGCCCGACGGGCTCACCGGCGACGAGCCCGGCCGTGTGCTGGGCGCCCAGGCGAACCTGTGGACCGAGCACCTGGACTCGGCCCGACGGCTGGACTACGCGGCGTTCCCGCGGCTGGCGGCGTTCGCCGAGGTCGTGTGGAGCGGGGGCGAGCGGGACGGGGCGGAGTTCCTCGACCGGCTCGCCACCCACCACCTCCCACGACTCGACGCGCTGGGCGTGGAGTACCGGCCCTTGGCCGGTCCCCACCCGTGGCAGCGGATGCCGGGCGTGCCCGGCTTCCCGCGATGA
- a CDS encoding PspC domain-containing protein gives MTNNVLNGTTDKVKKLRRSREDKMLAGVCGGAAKMLGVDAALLRIGLVAATILGFGTGAVLYVACWILMPEEETGTPDLYQPRDTTPTF, from the coding sequence ATGACGAACAACGTGCTCAACGGGACCACCGACAAGGTCAAGAAGCTCCGCCGCAGCCGCGAGGACAAGATGCTCGCCGGCGTGTGCGGTGGCGCGGCCAAGATGCTGGGCGTCGACGCGGCGCTGCTGCGCATCGGCCTCGTCGCCGCGACCATCCTCGGGTTCGGCACGGGCGCCGTCCTCTACGTCGCCTGCTGGATCCTCATGCCGGAGGAGGAGACCGGCACGCCCGACCTGTACCAGCCGCGGGACACCACGCCGACGTTCTGA
- a CDS encoding MoxR family ATPase, whose protein sequence is MTPEELAVELDRVGYLPDAGVTTAAFLALEMRRPLFCEGEPGTGKTSLALALAQALSLPLIRLQCHEGIDASQALYDWDFPRQLLHLRALEASSSGALDPDAAEASLYTRRFLLARPLLRALEEAPCVLLVDEVDRADDEFEAFLLEVLDSNTVSIPELGEIRASVPPVVVLTSNRTREVHDALKRRCLYHWVEHPDLAREVAIIRRRLPGVSERLASQVAEAVGRLRELDLLKPPGVAESLDWARALQALGKSELDAETAAVTLGAVLKYREDATRALASGVLG, encoded by the coding sequence ATGACGCCCGAGGAGCTGGCGGTCGAGCTCGACCGCGTGGGTTACCTGCCCGACGCGGGCGTGACGACGGCCGCGTTCCTGGCGCTGGAGATGCGCCGCCCGCTGTTCTGCGAGGGCGAACCGGGCACCGGGAAGACATCGCTGGCGCTCGCGCTGGCCCAGGCGCTGTCGCTGCCGCTGATCAGGTTGCAGTGCCACGAGGGCATCGACGCCTCCCAGGCCCTCTACGACTGGGACTTCCCCCGCCAGCTGCTGCACCTGCGCGCGCTGGAGGCGTCTTCGAGCGGCGCTTTGGATCCCGATGCAGCCGAGGCGTCGCTGTACACGCGGCGGTTCCTGCTGGCCAGGCCGTTGCTGCGGGCGCTGGAGGAGGCTCCGTGCGTGCTGCTGGTCGACGAGGTCGACCGCGCCGACGACGAGTTCGAGGCGTTCCTGCTCGAAGTGCTGGACAGCAACACCGTGAGCATCCCCGAACTGGGTGAGATCCGGGCTTCGGTGCCGCCGGTCGTCGTGCTGACGTCCAACCGCACCCGCGAGGTCCACGACGCGCTCAAGCGCCGGTGCCTGTACCACTGGGTCGAACACCCGGACCTGGCCCGCGAGGTGGCGATCATCCGCCGGCGGTTGCCGGGGGTGTCCGAGAGGTTGGCGTCGCAGGTCGCGGAGGCGGTCGGCAGGCTGCGGGAACTGGATCTGCTGAAGCCTCCGGGGGTCGCGGAATCGTTGGACTGGGCGCGGGCGTTGCAGGCTTTGGGGAAGTCCGAACTGGACGCGGAGACCGCCGCCGTGACGCTCGGAGCCGTGCTCAAGTACCGCGAGGACGCCACCCGCGCACTCGCCTCGGGTGTGCTCGGCTGA
- a CDS encoding VWA domain-containing protein, with the protein MTVLTGYVGFARALRQAGVGCGPDRVQAYAAAVGHLDPGSRDDLYWAGRLTLCGEPDDLPRYDAAFDAWFGGEAPRGPRHRKLRPTRLAALNGGGGEQASSGRLATAASDAEVLRDKDIAGLTPAEKAHLRELIAALKPVPPRRRALRARKASRGRLDPGRTLRAMLASGGEPVEPRYRRKGTRPRKVVLLIDVSGSMAPYADALLRFAHVVARAMPTEVCTLGTRLTRVSRQLGHRDAEFALMSATRAVPDYEGGTRLGGTIKVFLDRWGQRGVARRAVVVLFSDGWERGDPALLGDQMARLRRLAHAVIWVNPHAGKDGYAPTQSGIVAALPHVDRLLAGHSLDTLRHLLKEINRA; encoded by the coding sequence ATGACGGTGCTCACCGGCTACGTCGGGTTCGCCCGCGCGCTGCGCCAAGCGGGCGTGGGGTGCGGGCCGGACCGCGTGCAGGCCTACGCGGCGGCGGTCGGGCACCTGGATCCGGGCAGTCGTGACGACCTGTACTGGGCGGGCAGGCTGACGCTGTGCGGGGAGCCGGACGACCTGCCGCGCTACGACGCCGCGTTCGACGCCTGGTTCGGCGGTGAGGCGCCGCGCGGGCCCCGGCACCGCAAGCTGCGCCCCACTCGACTCGCCGCGCTCAACGGGGGTGGCGGCGAGCAGGCCTCGTCCGGGCGGTTGGCGACGGCGGCCAGTGACGCGGAAGTGCTGCGGGACAAGGACATCGCCGGCCTCACGCCTGCCGAGAAGGCGCACCTGCGCGAGTTGATCGCCGCGCTCAAGCCCGTTCCGCCGCGGCGGAGGGCGTTGCGGGCGCGCAAGGCGTCCAGGGGGCGGCTCGACCCCGGTCGCACGCTGCGGGCGATGCTCGCGAGCGGCGGGGAGCCGGTGGAGCCGAGGTACCGGCGGAAGGGCACCCGGCCGCGCAAGGTCGTGCTGCTGATCGACGTGTCCGGGTCGATGGCGCCGTACGCCGACGCGCTGCTGAGGTTCGCGCACGTGGTGGCGCGGGCCATGCCGACGGAGGTGTGCACCCTCGGCACCCGGCTGACCAGGGTCAGTCGTCAGCTCGGGCACCGCGACGCCGAGTTCGCGCTCATGTCGGCCACCCGCGCCGTGCCGGACTACGAGGGCGGCACCCGGCTCGGTGGGACGATCAAGGTGTTCCTGGACCGGTGGGGGCAGCGCGGTGTCGCGAGGCGCGCCGTCGTCGTGCTGTTCTCCGACGGCTGGGAACGCGGTGACCCCGCGCTGCTGGGCGACCAGATGGCCAGGCTGCGCAGGCTCGCGCACGCGGTCATCTGGGTCAACCCGCACGCGGGCAAGGACGGGTACGCCCCGACGCAGTCGGGGATCGTCGCCGCCCTGCCCCACGTGGACCGCCTGCTGGCGGGCCACAGCCTCGACACCCTGCGCCACCTGCTCAAGGAGATCAACCGTGCGTGA
- a CDS encoding XdhC/CoxI family protein, with protein MRDVLDELARRVANGETVGVGTVVATFSSAPRSPGAAMLVGPDGEVTGSVSGGCVEGAVYDLAQQVVAEDQPVLQRYGVSDDDAFAVGLTCGGIIDVYVESINEKTFPELSDIHEAVRAEVPVAIATIIEHPEADRLGRRVVIWPDRIAGELGSARATDAVVDDARGMLATGRSGSLHYGPDGQRRGEGMTVFVNSFEPPPRMLVFGAIDFASAMARLGTFLGYRVTVCDARPVFATASRFPEADEVVVDWPHRYLAAQAEAGRVDERTVVAVLTHDPKFDVPLLEVALRLKLAYVGAMGSRRTHEDRLRRLREAGVTEGELDGMASPIGLDLGARTPEETAVSIAAEIIALRWGGRGERLTSLDGAIHR; from the coding sequence GTGCGTGATGTGCTCGACGAACTCGCACGCCGCGTGGCGAACGGGGAGACCGTCGGTGTCGGCACCGTCGTCGCCACCTTCAGCTCGGCGCCCCGCTCGCCCGGCGCGGCCATGCTGGTCGGCCCGGACGGCGAGGTGACCGGCAGCGTGTCCGGCGGCTGCGTCGAGGGCGCCGTCTACGACCTCGCGCAGCAGGTCGTCGCGGAGGACCAGCCGGTGCTCCAGCGCTACGGCGTGAGCGACGACGACGCGTTCGCGGTGGGTCTGACCTGCGGTGGGATCATCGACGTGTACGTGGAGTCGATCAACGAGAAGACGTTCCCCGAGCTGTCGGACATCCACGAGGCCGTGCGCGCGGAGGTGCCGGTGGCCATCGCGACGATCATCGAGCACCCCGAGGCCGACCGGCTGGGCCGCCGGGTGGTGATCTGGCCGGACCGGATCGCGGGGGAGTTGGGGTCGGCGCGCGCGACGGACGCCGTGGTGGACGACGCGCGCGGGATGCTGGCCACCGGCCGCAGCGGGTCGCTGCACTACGGCCCGGACGGCCAACGCCGCGGCGAGGGCATGACGGTGTTCGTGAACTCGTTCGAGCCGCCGCCCAGGATGCTGGTGTTCGGCGCGATCGACTTCGCCTCCGCCATGGCCAGGCTGGGCACGTTCCTGGGCTACCGGGTCACGGTGTGCGACGCGCGGCCGGTGTTCGCGACCGCGAGCCGGTTCCCGGAGGCCGACGAGGTCGTCGTGGACTGGCCGCACCGGTACCTGGCGGCGCAGGCCGAGGCCGGGCGGGTCGACGAGCGGACCGTGGTCGCGGTGCTGACCCACGACCCGAAGTTCGACGTGCCGCTGCTGGAGGTCGCGCTGCGGCTCAAGCTCGCCTACGTCGGCGCGATGGGGTCCCGGCGCACGCACGAGGACCGGCTGCGGCGGCTGCGCGAGGCGGGCGTGACGGAGGGCGAACTGGACGGCATGGCGTCGCCGATCGGGCTCGACCTGGGCGCGCGCACGCCCGAGGAGACCGCGGTGTCGATCGCGGCCGAGATCATCGCTCTGCGATGGGGTGGTCGCGGTGAGCGTCTGACCAGTCTTGATGGAGCAATCCACCGCTAG
- a CDS encoding 2Fe-2S iron-sulfur cluster-binding protein, whose product MRITVNVDGVSYTDEVEPRMLLVHYLRERLGKTGTVVGCDTSNCGACTVHLDGHSVKSCSVFAVQTDRHEVTTIEGLARDGQLHPVQKAFHENHALQCGFCTPGMIMQSIDLLADDPDPSEETVRHGLEGNLCRCTGYQNIVKAVRDAAHRMRPGAGPEAEQVSPSHVGGGE is encoded by the coding sequence ATGCGCATCACCGTCAACGTGGACGGCGTGAGTTACACCGACGAGGTGGAACCGCGAATGCTGCTGGTCCACTACCTCCGTGAACGACTAGGCAAGACCGGAACCGTCGTCGGCTGCGACACGAGCAACTGCGGCGCCTGCACGGTCCACCTCGACGGTCACAGCGTGAAGTCCTGCTCCGTGTTCGCGGTGCAGACCGATCGCCACGAGGTCACCACGATCGAAGGCCTCGCCCGCGACGGGCAGCTGCACCCCGTGCAGAAGGCCTTCCACGAGAACCACGCCCTCCAGTGCGGGTTCTGCACCCCCGGAATGATCATGCAGTCGATCGACCTGCTCGCCGACGACCCCGATCCGAGCGAGGAGACCGTCCGGCACGGGCTGGAGGGCAACCTCTGCCGGTGCACGGGCTACCAGAACATCGTGAAGGCCGTCCGCGACGCGGCGCACCGGATGCGTCCCGGCGCGGGTCCGGAAGCCGAGCAGGTCAGCCCTTCGCACGTCGGAGGCGGGGAATGA
- a CDS encoding xanthine dehydrogenase family protein molybdopterin-binding subunit, which translates to MTATAEPGVGREIGRARLRKEDARLITGDTRWTDNIQMAGMLHMAVLRSPMAHAKITSVDVTAAASMPGVLLVLTGEDVADEQGSLPCAWPITEDMLAPPAPSLAVDEVNFAGEGVAVVIARTAYEAHDALAAIDVEYDELPVVLDMNAAVDDGADLVHPDLGTNKSATWIFDSAEAGTGSDVEQAIAEAEVTVTRTFRQQRLIPAFMEPRSVVVDPGGGSITMWSATQVPHILRWMLAAVLGIPEQKVRVIAPDVGGGFGGKLQVTPEEVLTLLVARRLGKPVKWTESRTESMLSAHHGRDQIQHLTITARRDGTVTGLKVDLLADMGAYLRLVTPGVPILGAFMFNSIYKFPAYKFTCVNVFTNKVPTDAYRGAGRPEATFAIERIMDELAVELDMEPMELRRKNWITHEEFPFTTVCGLTYDSGNYEAATDRAVELFKYDELRQEQARRRESGDPVQLGIGISTFTEMCGLAPSRVLGSLRYGAGGWEHAAIRMLPTGKVELITGTSPHGQGHETAWSQIVADRLGVPFEDVEVLHGDTQSSHKGMDSYGSRSLAVGGTAIVLAADKVLAKARTLAAHLMECSESDVEFASGQFSVRGTGTSTALGDVVLAAHVAHNLPDGMEPGMDAECTFDPTNFSFPHGTHLCATEVDTETGAVKIRSYVCVDDIGEVVNPLIVEGQVHGGLAQGIAQALFEEAVHDESGTLTTATLADYLLPSAVDLPHFTTDRTVTPADSNPLGVKGVGEAGTIASTPAVVNSVIDAVRHLGVNEVEMPCTPMRVWKAIHQGREHGVPTTPVAAGGLGSIDAQGGAE; encoded by the coding sequence ATGACCGCCACCGCGGAACCGGGGGTCGGCCGGGAGATCGGCAGGGCCCGGCTGCGCAAGGAGGACGCGCGGCTGATCACCGGGGACACCCGGTGGACCGACAACATCCAGATGGCCGGGATGCTGCACATGGCCGTGCTGCGCAGCCCCATGGCGCACGCGAAGATCACCAGCGTCGACGTCACCGCCGCCGCGTCCATGCCCGGCGTGCTGCTGGTGCTGACCGGCGAGGACGTGGCCGACGAGCAGGGCAGCCTGCCGTGCGCGTGGCCGATCACCGAGGACATGCTCGCCCCGCCCGCCCCGTCGCTGGCCGTGGACGAGGTCAACTTCGCCGGTGAGGGCGTCGCCGTCGTCATCGCCCGCACCGCCTACGAGGCGCACGACGCGCTGGCCGCGATCGACGTCGAGTACGACGAGCTGCCGGTGGTGCTGGACATGAACGCCGCGGTCGACGACGGCGCCGACCTCGTGCACCCCGACCTCGGCACGAACAAGAGCGCGACCTGGATCTTCGACTCCGCGGAGGCGGGCACCGGGTCCGATGTCGAGCAGGCCATCGCCGAGGCGGAGGTGACGGTCACCAGGACGTTCCGCCAGCAGCGGCTCATCCCGGCGTTCATGGAACCCCGGTCCGTCGTGGTCGACCCCGGCGGCGGTTCGATCACCATGTGGTCGGCCACCCAGGTCCCGCACATCCTGCGCTGGATGCTGGCCGCGGTGCTCGGCATCCCGGAGCAGAAGGTGCGGGTGATCGCGCCGGACGTCGGCGGCGGGTTCGGCGGCAAGCTCCAGGTCACGCCCGAGGAGGTGCTGACCCTGCTGGTCGCGCGCAGACTGGGCAAGCCGGTCAAGTGGACCGAGTCGCGCACCGAGTCGATGCTGTCCGCGCACCACGGGCGGGACCAGATCCAGCACCTGACGATCACCGCGCGCCGCGACGGCACGGTCACCGGCCTCAAGGTCGACCTGCTCGCCGACATGGGCGCCTACCTGCGGCTGGTCACGCCCGGCGTGCCGATCCTCGGCGCGTTCATGTTCAACTCCATCTACAAGTTCCCGGCGTACAAGTTCACCTGCGTCAACGTGTTCACGAACAAGGTCCCGACCGACGCCTACCGCGGCGCCGGACGGCCGGAGGCCACGTTCGCGATCGAGCGGATCATGGACGAACTCGCCGTCGAGCTCGACATGGAGCCGATGGAGCTGCGCCGCAAGAACTGGATCACGCACGAGGAGTTCCCGTTCACCACGGTCTGCGGGCTCACCTACGACTCCGGCAACTACGAGGCCGCCACCGACCGGGCCGTGGAGCTGTTCAAGTACGACGAGCTGCGGCAGGAGCAGGCGCGTCGGCGGGAAAGCGGTGATCCGGTCCAACTGGGCATCGGCATCTCCACGTTCACCGAGATGTGCGGCCTCGCGCCGTCGCGGGTGCTCGGCTCGCTGCGCTACGGCGCGGGCGGCTGGGAGCACGCGGCGATCCGGATGCTGCCCACCGGCAAGGTCGAGCTGATCACCGGCACCTCGCCGCACGGGCAGGGGCACGAGACGGCGTGGAGCCAGATCGTGGCCGACCGGCTCGGCGTGCCGTTCGAGGACGTCGAGGTGCTGCACGGCGACACGCAGTCCTCGCACAAGGGCATGGACAGCTACGGCTCGCGGTCGCTGGCCGTCGGCGGTACGGCGATCGTGCTGGCCGCGGACAAGGTGCTGGCCAAGGCCCGCACGCTGGCCGCGCACCTGATGGAGTGCTCCGAGTCCGACGTGGAGTTCGCGTCCGGCCAGTTCTCCGTGCGCGGCACGGGGACCAGCACCGCGCTCGGCGACGTCGTGCTCGCCGCGCACGTGGCGCACAACCTGCCCGACGGCATGGAGCCGGGCATGGACGCCGAGTGCACGTTCGACCCGACGAACTTCTCGTTCCCGCACGGCACCCACCTGTGCGCCACCGAGGTCGACACGGAGACCGGCGCGGTGAAGATCCGCTCGTACGTGTGCGTCGACGACATCGGCGAGGTGGTGAACCCGCTGATCGTCGAGGGCCAGGTGCACGGCGGCCTGGCGCAGGGCATCGCGCAGGCGCTGTTCGAGGAGGCGGTGCACGACGAGTCGGGCACCCTCACCACGGCGACGCTGGCGGACTACCTGCTCCCGTCGGCGGTCGACCTGCCGCACTTCACCACCGACCGCACGGTCACCCCGGCGGACTCGAACCCGTTGGGGGTCAAGGGTGTCGGCGAGGCGGGCACGATCGCCTCGACCCCGGCCGTGGTCAACTCGGTGATCGACGCCGTGCGCCACCTCGGCGTCAACGAGGTCGAGATGCCGTGCACGCCGATGCGGGTGTGGAAGGCGATCCACCAGGGCAGGGAGCACGGGGTGCCCACCACGCCGGTCGCGGCGGGCGGCCTCGGCTCCATCGACGCGCAGGGAGGTGCGGAGTGA
- a CDS encoding xanthine dehydrogenase family protein subunit M, which translates to MIPAEFDYVAPATVEEAVRALSEAGEDAKVMAGGQSLIPVLRMRLAAPNVVVDLSNLSELTGVRDDGDSLLIGAMTTHYEVQRDHLVRDHARLLAIATDTVADPQVRHRGTFGGALAHADPAGDLPAPALAMDATMIIVGPGGRREVPAAEFFVDYFTTALEPDELLVDVRVPKLTGWSAHYEKFNRVAQAWSIVAVAAAVRVSDGTIAEARVALTNMGPTPVRATGVEEALVGQPATAESINAAAARAAEGTNPTTDGNADAEFRSHLARVLTGRALTAAVGA; encoded by the coding sequence GTGATCCCCGCGGAGTTCGACTACGTGGCGCCGGCCACGGTGGAGGAAGCCGTCCGGGCGCTCAGCGAGGCGGGTGAGGACGCCAAGGTCATGGCGGGCGGCCAGAGCCTGATCCCGGTGCTGCGCATGAGGTTGGCCGCGCCGAACGTGGTCGTGGACCTGTCGAACCTGAGCGAGCTGACCGGCGTCCGCGACGACGGCGACTCGCTGCTCATCGGGGCGATGACCACGCACTACGAGGTCCAGCGCGACCACCTGGTGCGCGACCACGCCCGGCTGCTGGCGATCGCCACCGACACCGTCGCGGACCCGCAGGTGCGGCACCGCGGCACGTTCGGCGGCGCGCTGGCGCACGCGGACCCGGCGGGCGACCTGCCCGCGCCCGCGCTGGCGATGGACGCGACGATGATCATCGTCGGGCCGGGCGGACGCCGGGAGGTGCCAGCGGCCGAGTTCTTCGTCGACTACTTCACCACCGCGCTGGAGCCGGACGAGCTGCTCGTGGACGTCCGGGTGCCGAAGCTGACCGGCTGGAGCGCCCACTACGAGAAGTTCAACCGGGTCGCGCAGGCGTGGTCGATCGTCGCCGTCGCGGCGGCCGTCCGGGTCTCCGACGGGACCATCGCCGAGGCCAGGGTGGCGCTCACCAACATGGGGCCGACCCCGGTGCGCGCGACCGGCGTGGAGGAGGCCCTCGTCGGGCAGCCCGCCACGGCCGAGTCGATCAACGCCGCGGCCGCGCGCGCCGCCGAGGGCACGAACCCGACGACGGACGGCAACGCCGACGCCGAGTTCCGCTCGCACCTCGCGCGGGTGCTGACCGGGCGGGCGCTGACCGCGGCGGTCGGCGCGTGA